The Ornithorhynchus anatinus isolate Pmale09 chromosome 1, mOrnAna1.pri.v4, whole genome shotgun sequence genome includes a window with the following:
- the EPHB3 gene encoding ephrin type-B receptor 3 isoform X1: MARARPGPPPPPPGFPPGLLPGLVLLLLPAGRLALEETLMDTKWATSELAWTAHPETGWEEVSGYDEALNPIRTYQVCNVQEASQNNWLRTGFVQRQEVQRVYVELKFTVRDCNSIPNIPGSCKETFNLFYYEADGDVASASSPFWMENPYVKVDTIAPDESFSRLEAGRVNTKVRSFGPLSKAGFYLAFQDLGACMSLISVRAFYKKCARTIAGFALFPETLTGAEPTSLVIAPGTCVPNAVEVSVPLKLYCNGDGEWMVPVGACTCAAGFEAAAKETQCQACPLGSFKAKQGDGPCLPCPANSRTTAAGATVCSCHSNFYRADSDPPDSACTTVPSPPWSVISNVNETSLVLEWSEPRELGGRDDLLYNVICKKCRGGPGARPPACSRCDDNVEFVPRQLGLTERWVRVSRLLAHTRYSFEVQAVNGVSGKSPHPPRYTAVNITTNQAAPSEVPTMHLHSSSGSSLTLSWAPPERPNGIILDYEMKYFEKSEGIASTVTSQKNSVFLDGLRPDARYVVQVRARTVAGYGQYSHPAEFETTGERGPGAQQLQEQLPLIVGSATAGLVFLVAVFVIAVVCLRKQRHNSDSEYTEKLQQYIAPGVKVYIDPFTYEDPNEAVREFAKEIDVSCVKIEEVIGAGEFGEVCRGRLKQPGRRELFVAIKTLKVGYTERQRRDFLSEASIMGQFDHPNIIRLEGVVTKSRPVMILTEFMENCALDSFLRLNDGQFTVIQLVGMLRGIAAGMKYLSEMNYVHRDLAARNILVNSNLVCKVSDFGLSRFLEDDPADPTYTSSLGVCRPPQGGKIPIRWTAPEAIAYRKFTSASDVWSYGIVMWEVMSYGERPYWDMSNQDVINAVEQDYRLPPPMDCPTALHQLMLDCWVRDRNLRPKFAQIVNTLDKLIRNAASLKVIASVQTGVSQPLLDRTVPDYTTFTTVGDWLDAIKMGRYKESFVSAGFASFDLVAQMTAEDLLRIGVTLAGHQKKILSSIQDMRLQMNQTLPVQV; encoded by the exons AGACCCTCATGGACACAAAATGGGCGACTTCGGAGCTGGCGTGGACGGCCCATCCGGAGACTGGG TGGGAAGAGGTGAGCGGCTACGACGAGGCGCTGAACCCGATCCGGACGTACCAGGTGTGCAACGTGCAGGAGGCCAGCCAGAACAACTGGCTGCGGACCGGTTTTGTGCAGCGCCAGGAGGTGCAGCGGGTCTATGTGGAGCTCAAGTTCACGGTGCGGGACTGCAACAGCATCCCCAACATCCCCGGCTCCTGCAAGGAGACCTTCAACCTCTTCTACTATGAGGCCGATGGCGACGTGgcctctgcctccagccccttctGGATGGAGAACCCGTATGTGAAGGTGGACACCATCGCGCCCGACGAGAGCTTCTCTCGTCTGGAGGCCGGGCGCGTCAACACCAAAGTGCGCAGCTTCGGACCCCTGTCCAAGGCCGGCTTCTACCTGGCCTTTCAGGACCTGGGGGCCTGCATGTCGCTCATCTCGGTCCGCGCCTTCTACAAGAAGTGTGCCCGCACCATCGCCGGCTTCGCGCTCTTCCCCGAGACCCTCACGGGGGCCGAGCCCACCTCCCTGGTTATCGCCCCGGGCACCTGCGTCCCCAACGCCGTGGAGGTCTCGGTGCCCCTCAAACTCTACTGCAACGGGGACGGCGAGTGGATGGTGCCTGTGGGCGCCTGCACCTGTGCCGCCGGCTTTGAGGCTGCCGCCAAGGAGACGCAGTGCCAGG ccTGTCCCTTGGGGAGCTTCAAGGCCAAGCAGGGGGATGGGCCCTGTCTGCCCTGCCCCGCCAACAGCCGCACGACCGCGGCCGGAGCCACCGTCTGCAGCTGCCACAGCAACTTCTACCGGGCCGACTCGGACCCGCCGGACAGCGCCTGCACCA CGGTGCCATCCCCGCCGTGGAGCGTCATCTCCAACGTGAACGAGACGTCGCTGGTGCTGGAGTGGAGCGAGCCGCGGGAACTGGGGGGCCGCGACGATCTGCTCTACAACGTCATCTGCAAAAAGTgccgggggggccccggggccagGCCCCCGGCCTGCTCCCGCTGCGACGACAACGTGGAGTTCGTGCCGCGGCAGCTGGGTCTGACCGAGCGGTGGGTGCGAGTGAGCCGTCTGCTGGCCCACACGCGCTACAGCTTTGAGGTGCAGGCCGTCAACGGGGTCTCGGGCAAGAGCCCTCACCCCCCGCGCTATACTGCCGTCAACATCACCACCAACCAGGCCG CCCCCTCGGAGGTACCCACGATGCACCTGCACAGCAGCTCGGGCAGCAGCCTGACCCTGTCCTGGGCCCCTCCTGAGAGGCCTAATGGCATCATCCTGGACTACGAGATGAAATACTTTGAGAAG AGCGAGGGAATCGCGTCCACTGTGACTAGCCAGAAGAACTCGGTATTCCTGGACGGGCTGAGGCCCGATGCCCGCTACGTAGTTCAGGTCCGAGCTCGCACTGTGGCCGGGTATGGCCAGTACAGCCACCCTGCTGAGTTTGAGACCACCGGGGAGAGAG GCCCAGGTGCCCAACAGCTCCAAGAGCAGCTCCCGCTCATCGTGGGCTCGGCCACTGCTGGACTCGTCTTCCTCGTGGCCGTCTTCGTCATCGCCGTCGTCTGTCTCAG GAAGCAACGTCACAACTCGGACTCGGAGTACACTGAGAAGCTGCAACAGTACA TTGCCCCTGGCGTGAAAGTTTACATCGATCCCTTCACCTACGAGGATCCGAATGAGGCCGTGAGGGAATTTGCCAAAGAGATCGACGTCTCGTGCGTCAAGATCGAGGAGGTGATCGGAGCTG GGGAGTTCGGGGAGGTGTGCAGGGGCCGACTGAAGCAGCCGGGCCGGCGGGAGCTGTTCGTTGCCATCAAGACGCTGAAGGTGGGGTACACGGAGCGGCAGCGGCGGGACTTTCTGAGCGAAGCCTCCATCATGGGCCAGTTTGACCATCCCAACATCATCCGGCTGGAGGGTGTGGTCACCAAGAGCCGCCCCGTCATGATCCTCACCGAGTTCATGGAGAACTGTGCCTTGGATTCCTTCCTGCGG ctGAACGACGGGCAGTTCACGGTGATCCAGCTGGTGGGCATGCTACGCGGGATCGCCGCGGGCATGAAGTACCTCTCGGAGATGAACTACGTCCACCGCGACCTGGCGGCCCGCAACATCCTGGTCAACAGCAATCTGGTCTGCAAGGTCTCCGACTTTGGCCTCTCCCGTTTCCTCGAGGATGACCCTGCCGACCCCACCTACACCAGCTCCCTG GGCGTGTGCCGTCCCCCGCAGGGCGGGAAGATCCCTATCCGCTGGACGGCCCCCGAAGCCATCGCCTACCGCAAGTTCACGTCGGCCAGTGATGTCTGGAGCTACGGGATCGTCATGTGGGAAGTGATGAGCTACGGAGAGCGGCCCTACTGGGACATGAGCAACCAGGAC GTGATCAATGCAGTGGAACAGGACTATCGTCTGCCCCCACCCATGGACTGTCCCACCGCGCTGCACCAGCTCATGCTGGACTGCTGGGTACGCGACCGGAACCTGCGGCCCAAGTTCGCCCAGATCGTCAACACCCTGGACAAGCTGATCCGCAACGCCGCCAGCCTGAAGGTCATCGCCAGCGTCCAGACCGG gGTGTCCCAACCACTGCTGGACCGCACAGTGCCCGACTACACCACCTTCACCACCGTGGGCGACTGGCTGGACGCCATCAAGATGGGGCGGTACAAGGAGAGTTTTGTCAGCGCTGGCTTCGCCTCCTTCGACCTCGTGGCCCAGATGACAGCAGA GGACCTGCTCCGGATCGGGGTGACTCTGGCCGGTCACCAGAAGAAGATCCTGAGCAGCATCCAGGACATGCGGCTGCAGATGAACCAGACTCTCCCGGTGCAGGTCTGA
- the EPHB3 gene encoding ephrin type-B receptor 3 isoform X2, whose amino-acid sequence MARARPGPPPPPPGFPPGLLPGLVLLLLPAGRLALEETLMDTKWATSELAWTAHPETGWEEVSGYDEALNPIRTYQVCNVQEASQNNWLRTGFVQRQEVQRVYVELKFTVRDCNSIPNIPGSCKETFNLFYYEADGDVASASSPFWMENPYVKVDTIAPDESFSRLEAGRVNTKVRSFGPLSKAGFYLAFQDLGACMSLISVRAFYKKCARTIAGFALFPETLTGAEPTSLVIAPGTCVPNAVEVSVPLKLYCNGDGEWMVPVGACTCAAGFEAAAKETQCQACPLGSFKAKQGDGPCLPCPANSRTTAAGATVCSCHSNFYRADSDPPDSACTTVPSPPWSVISNVNETSLVLEWSEPRELGGRDDLLYNVICKKCRGGPGARPPACSRCDDNVEFVPRQLGLTERWVRVSRLLAHTRYSFEVQAVNGVSGKSPHPPRYTAVNITTNQAAPSEVPTMHLHSSSGSSLTLSWAPPERPNGIILDYEMKYFEKSEGIASTVTSQKNSVFLDGLRPDARYVVQVRARTVAGYGQYSHPAEFETTGERGPGAQQLQEQLPLIVGSATAGLVFLVAVFVIAVVCLRKQRHNSDSEYTEKLQQYIAPGVKVYIDPFTYEDPNEAVREFAKEIDVSCVKIEEVIGAGEFGEVCRGRLKQPGRRELFVAIKTLKVGYTERQRRDFLSEASIMGQFDHPNIIRLEGVVTKSRPVMILTEFMENCALDSFLRLNDGQFTVIQLVGMLRGIAAGMKYLSEMNYVHRDLAARNILVNSNLVCKVSDFGLSRFLEDDPADPTYTSSLGGKIPIRWTAPEAIAYRKFTSASDVWSYGIVMWEVMSYGERPYWDMSNQDVINAVEQDYRLPPPMDCPTALHQLMLDCWVRDRNLRPKFAQIVNTLDKLIRNAASLKVIASVQTGVSQPLLDRTVPDYTTFTTVGDWLDAIKMGRYKESFVSAGFASFDLVAQMTAEDLLRIGVTLAGHQKKILSSIQDMRLQMNQTLPVQV is encoded by the exons AGACCCTCATGGACACAAAATGGGCGACTTCGGAGCTGGCGTGGACGGCCCATCCGGAGACTGGG TGGGAAGAGGTGAGCGGCTACGACGAGGCGCTGAACCCGATCCGGACGTACCAGGTGTGCAACGTGCAGGAGGCCAGCCAGAACAACTGGCTGCGGACCGGTTTTGTGCAGCGCCAGGAGGTGCAGCGGGTCTATGTGGAGCTCAAGTTCACGGTGCGGGACTGCAACAGCATCCCCAACATCCCCGGCTCCTGCAAGGAGACCTTCAACCTCTTCTACTATGAGGCCGATGGCGACGTGgcctctgcctccagccccttctGGATGGAGAACCCGTATGTGAAGGTGGACACCATCGCGCCCGACGAGAGCTTCTCTCGTCTGGAGGCCGGGCGCGTCAACACCAAAGTGCGCAGCTTCGGACCCCTGTCCAAGGCCGGCTTCTACCTGGCCTTTCAGGACCTGGGGGCCTGCATGTCGCTCATCTCGGTCCGCGCCTTCTACAAGAAGTGTGCCCGCACCATCGCCGGCTTCGCGCTCTTCCCCGAGACCCTCACGGGGGCCGAGCCCACCTCCCTGGTTATCGCCCCGGGCACCTGCGTCCCCAACGCCGTGGAGGTCTCGGTGCCCCTCAAACTCTACTGCAACGGGGACGGCGAGTGGATGGTGCCTGTGGGCGCCTGCACCTGTGCCGCCGGCTTTGAGGCTGCCGCCAAGGAGACGCAGTGCCAGG ccTGTCCCTTGGGGAGCTTCAAGGCCAAGCAGGGGGATGGGCCCTGTCTGCCCTGCCCCGCCAACAGCCGCACGACCGCGGCCGGAGCCACCGTCTGCAGCTGCCACAGCAACTTCTACCGGGCCGACTCGGACCCGCCGGACAGCGCCTGCACCA CGGTGCCATCCCCGCCGTGGAGCGTCATCTCCAACGTGAACGAGACGTCGCTGGTGCTGGAGTGGAGCGAGCCGCGGGAACTGGGGGGCCGCGACGATCTGCTCTACAACGTCATCTGCAAAAAGTgccgggggggccccggggccagGCCCCCGGCCTGCTCCCGCTGCGACGACAACGTGGAGTTCGTGCCGCGGCAGCTGGGTCTGACCGAGCGGTGGGTGCGAGTGAGCCGTCTGCTGGCCCACACGCGCTACAGCTTTGAGGTGCAGGCCGTCAACGGGGTCTCGGGCAAGAGCCCTCACCCCCCGCGCTATACTGCCGTCAACATCACCACCAACCAGGCCG CCCCCTCGGAGGTACCCACGATGCACCTGCACAGCAGCTCGGGCAGCAGCCTGACCCTGTCCTGGGCCCCTCCTGAGAGGCCTAATGGCATCATCCTGGACTACGAGATGAAATACTTTGAGAAG AGCGAGGGAATCGCGTCCACTGTGACTAGCCAGAAGAACTCGGTATTCCTGGACGGGCTGAGGCCCGATGCCCGCTACGTAGTTCAGGTCCGAGCTCGCACTGTGGCCGGGTATGGCCAGTACAGCCACCCTGCTGAGTTTGAGACCACCGGGGAGAGAG GCCCAGGTGCCCAACAGCTCCAAGAGCAGCTCCCGCTCATCGTGGGCTCGGCCACTGCTGGACTCGTCTTCCTCGTGGCCGTCTTCGTCATCGCCGTCGTCTGTCTCAG GAAGCAACGTCACAACTCGGACTCGGAGTACACTGAGAAGCTGCAACAGTACA TTGCCCCTGGCGTGAAAGTTTACATCGATCCCTTCACCTACGAGGATCCGAATGAGGCCGTGAGGGAATTTGCCAAAGAGATCGACGTCTCGTGCGTCAAGATCGAGGAGGTGATCGGAGCTG GGGAGTTCGGGGAGGTGTGCAGGGGCCGACTGAAGCAGCCGGGCCGGCGGGAGCTGTTCGTTGCCATCAAGACGCTGAAGGTGGGGTACACGGAGCGGCAGCGGCGGGACTTTCTGAGCGAAGCCTCCATCATGGGCCAGTTTGACCATCCCAACATCATCCGGCTGGAGGGTGTGGTCACCAAGAGCCGCCCCGTCATGATCCTCACCGAGTTCATGGAGAACTGTGCCTTGGATTCCTTCCTGCGG ctGAACGACGGGCAGTTCACGGTGATCCAGCTGGTGGGCATGCTACGCGGGATCGCCGCGGGCATGAAGTACCTCTCGGAGATGAACTACGTCCACCGCGACCTGGCGGCCCGCAACATCCTGGTCAACAGCAATCTGGTCTGCAAGGTCTCCGACTTTGGCCTCTCCCGTTTCCTCGAGGATGACCCTGCCGACCCCACCTACACCAGCTCCCTG GGCGGGAAGATCCCTATCCGCTGGACGGCCCCCGAAGCCATCGCCTACCGCAAGTTCACGTCGGCCAGTGATGTCTGGAGCTACGGGATCGTCATGTGGGAAGTGATGAGCTACGGAGAGCGGCCCTACTGGGACATGAGCAACCAGGAC GTGATCAATGCAGTGGAACAGGACTATCGTCTGCCCCCACCCATGGACTGTCCCACCGCGCTGCACCAGCTCATGCTGGACTGCTGGGTACGCGACCGGAACCTGCGGCCCAAGTTCGCCCAGATCGTCAACACCCTGGACAAGCTGATCCGCAACGCCGCCAGCCTGAAGGTCATCGCCAGCGTCCAGACCGG gGTGTCCCAACCACTGCTGGACCGCACAGTGCCCGACTACACCACCTTCACCACCGTGGGCGACTGGCTGGACGCCATCAAGATGGGGCGGTACAAGGAGAGTTTTGTCAGCGCTGGCTTCGCCTCCTTCGACCTCGTGGCCCAGATGACAGCAGA GGACCTGCTCCGGATCGGGGTGACTCTGGCCGGTCACCAGAAGAAGATCCTGAGCAGCATCCAGGACATGCGGCTGCAGATGAACCAGACTCTCCCGGTGCAGGTCTGA